CCGCCATATAGGAAAGAAGGCTCTAAGACAGGATAATTAGTAAATGCAGTTTCAATGCCGTTCGTAAAAATCGGACAACCCGTCTGTTGTTGCAGATAATGATTGCCGCCGATATGGTCAGCATTAGAGTGCGTGTTAATGATAGCTTTGATTTCCCAGTTGTTTTGAGCTGCAAGTTTCAAAACTTTCTTACCTGCTTCTTTATCATTACCACTATCTATCAAGTATATATCTTTATCATTTTGTTTATATACTCCTATTTTCGCAGGACAATTTATATAATAGCTCTGCTTTCCGATTTGCTCCAGTTCATACATAAATAAACAGGTATAAATGTTTAACCTACATTTTTTATTTCATTCCATAATACTACTTTGCAACTTGAAAGAGTACAGTGCTTTTATCAGCATCCATCCATTCCGACATCAAGCGATAGTATGCCGGATATTCTGCCGGAGTTATCAATTGCTTTTTCAGTTTCAAGGTACGGACAATTTCTATTTCATCTGCCGTTCTTTTCACTGTAACTTCTATGCTACCGACAGGATTTTCAATCTTTTTATCAGTCGGTAACACTACCGGTTTCATCCCATCGGTAACTTTCACAATACAAGTATAAGTTTCATCGGGCAAGTATCGCAATAGCAGATTAACCGGACGAGTTGTATTCATAGTTGTTGAACGTCCTTCATAAGCAGCCCAGCCGCTCCGCGCCTGGGGCAGTTCGAATCTCCGGTAACCTGCTTCCAAAGCTTTTCCGGTTTTTGCAGTCACCCGCAATGTGTCGGTTTGCGAAATAATATGAGAAACCGTTTTTAAAGCTATTGGTTGAGCGTCCATATTGACAACTGAAACAAAATCCTGCATATCAGCAATTGCATTATCAGTAACAAACAGTTTGCTGACAGCAGCAAGTCCCGCTGCATCCTTATTCACTGTTTTAGGAAAAACAACCTTTATTTCAGTCTGAATATCGCTTGCTTGCTGCAAAGCAGCCAACAAAGCCGCTTTCTCCGCTTCCGTCCCATAAGCCGAGCGAATCACTTCGGCTGCCGGACGCAAACGGTATCCGGTTTGCGACAATGACAAACGGCAGTTTCCTAATCCTTGTACGTAAGCAGTGAGTTGTTTCGTTTTTTGCTCCGGGCTTTGTGCGTTGGCAGTCAGTTTCTTTGCCAATTCTGAAACTTCCCTTCCGTTACTCTCGAATTGTTGTTTAATCACCTTCAAGGCATGGCCTTTTGAAGCATAAGTAGAAGCTACAATAGCCTGCACATTGCCTGCCGGCAAAGAAACGTCAAGCATATAAGGACGTGGTTGCACATTCTTCAATGTCCAGGTCACTGTTTTTACACCACCCGCAGTTTTCACTGCCGGAGCAGTCTTTCCATTCAATAATTCGTAATGCAAAGACTTACTTTCGGGCACTGACAATGAAAGTACATATTCTTTGATTGGAGAAAGTTCTTCCACCTGTTCGCACACGTCCAGTTCGGGTAGATAGCCCGGGCGGGTAATAACAGAGTAATCCAGATAAATAGTAGCTCCCAACTCCAATCCGGTATGGACTACGACCATTTCTTTCAAACCATTATATGCCGGAGCATCGGCTGCCGCAGAAGGAAGTACTTCCACAAAAGCATTTTCGGGTGTCTTTACAATATTGCCGTCTTTCTGACGGGTGTAAGATTCGTGAATCTTCAATTCCTGAAACTCCGGATTATAAATAATAAAACTTTCACCATACAGACGATTCATTGCTGCATGAGTAAATAGTGTCAGTTCCTTTTGTACACGCATCTCCTGGCTACCATCAGCATGCAAAATGTAAGTTTTGTGCAATTTCCCAAATTCGGCTTCGGATGCCGCTTTCACCGGAGCTACTGTAAGCAGCAGTACTACCAGTGTAATTATATAATAATGTATATTTTTCATTCTGCTCTACTTTTTAATCACTAAATATTCACCATATGCCTTATGGGCATTCACTGCATTGCGGAAACTATCCCAGTCGGAAGCCTCATAGACACGTTTCTTCAAGGCTAGTTTGTTGTGAAGCAACACTTTGTTTCCTTGCTGTGCCAATGAACCTTCAAAATCGGCTCCCGTACCTTGCATTGTTTCATTCTTGTCGGCATTCGCCAGTTTGTATCCTGCCGGAAGCTGAATCGTTTCATCCAGTTCGACCAGACGCGAGCATCCATCTTTGAAA
The DNA window shown above is from Bacteroides faecium and carries:
- a CDS encoding DUF3857 domain-containing protein — its product is MKNIHYYIITLVVLLLTVAPVKAASEAEFGKLHKTYILHADGSQEMRVQKELTLFTHAAMNRLYGESFIIYNPEFQELKIHESYTRQKDGNIVKTPENAFVEVLPSAAADAPAYNGLKEMVVVHTGLELGATIYLDYSVITRPGYLPELDVCEQVEELSPIKEYVLSLSVPESKSLHYELLNGKTAPAVKTAGGVKTVTWTLKNVQPRPYMLDVSLPAGNVQAIVASTYASKGHALKVIKQQFESNGREVSELAKKLTANAQSPEQKTKQLTAYVQGLGNCRLSLSQTGYRLRPAAEVIRSAYGTEAEKAALLAALQQASDIQTEIKVVFPKTVNKDAAGLAAVSKLFVTDNAIADMQDFVSVVNMDAQPIALKTVSHIISQTDTLRVTAKTGKALEAGYRRFELPQARSGWAAYEGRSTTMNTTRPVNLLLRYLPDETYTCIVKVTDGMKPVVLPTDKKIENPVGSIEVTVKRTADEIEIVRTLKLKKQLITPAEYPAYYRLMSEWMDADKSTVLFQVAK